The following proteins are encoded in a genomic region of Penaeus chinensis breed Huanghai No. 1 chromosome 10, ASM1920278v2, whole genome shotgun sequence:
- the LOC125029662 gene encoding importin subunit alpha-3-like isoform X9: MSYRSSKVTWCLTFSLDSFSLTLTMSRKGSTLAMPQRFARAGRVSRPSNEPMSIEAIRERRARLESMLSSNNFRLPPLKTPSSSSSKTPVVQQPSRPSSRTPLPDIGSSRPGSQESAQEKKAEKQKEMTKAKEKEKEREKEKEKEKEEVKEKEEEKETGELRTETKERHEQQQEEMMERMRKQMQELMQQQMQELMQRQMRDMQTLLEQQMEHRINYTQRIGEVSSRGKSGDGAKEQGKKDQAGKKEEKEKEKGEKDRREDESKAKSKEEESSKTKGGNQQSGKKKRELKRKKDEEDKRKELEDELVKKFQERNKVVHSAKMRETPLYSDDAFLPGDNYTVDVDYRQRADDEQQVSEEEEKQKDENEEDKENENGEEKDQEKEEDPKTEGEKPQDDEDEEGDSDEEDISDAKDDIVEGLKSQDKRRQLVCAEKARHLLSSPRPPLNQLIAAGILPPLVLCMARQDAPELQLESAWAVTNIASGKSKHTNAVVDAGAIKVLIQLLSSKNTGVREQAVWALGNIVGDGPECRDQAIAEGLVKPLVGLLSVTTPASIARQVCWVITNLFRVKHPVISPEERKMCAEAIRRLVSHFDAKVQADSLWAAAYFADMGSGSIDELIECGAVKDMVQRLYSQDDKVVTAALRATGSIAAGANHQTEAVVTSGALPIYRDLLGHSNAGIASETAWILSNVTAGTPSQIQMVIDVQVVPALMTAVEKRNEELQKEASWALCNMVSGGTEEQISMLVSLGTVSSFCHLLKSQDMALVMLGLEAISNVFTKSQNEEATARLVEGVGGLETLRGLQSSQDPKVAQTASTLLALFFSSSRRSSYGY, translated from the exons ATGTCCTACCGGAGTTCGAAGGTGACTTGGTGTTTGACCTTTTCGCTCGACTCCTTCAGCTTGACCCTCACGATGTCACGCAAAGGGTCCACGCTCGCCATGCCCCAGCGGTTCGCGAGGGCGGGTCGAGTAAGCAGACCGTCGAACGAGCCCATGTCG ATAGAGGCCATCAGGGAACGCCGCGCCCGCCTCGAGTCCATGCTCTCCTCCAACAACTTCCGCCTGCCGCCCTTGAAGACACCGTCCAGCTCCTCCTCGAAGACGCCGGTCGTGCAGCAACCGTCGAGGCCGTCCTCGAG gaCCCCCCTCCCAGACATCGGAAGCAGCCGTCCGGGGTCGCAAGAGAGCGCCCAggagaagaaggcggagaagcagaaggagatgacgaaggcgaaggagaaggagaaggagagggagaaggagaaggagaaggagaaggaggaagtgaaggagaaagaggaagagaaggagacgggagaGCTGAGGACGGAGACGAAGGAGCGACACGAACAACAGcaagaggagatgatggagaggatgaggaagcagATGCAAGAATTGATGCAACAGCAGATGCAAGAGCTCATGCAGAGGCAGATGCGAGACATGCAGACGCTCCTTGAACAGCAGATGGAACATAGGATAAATTATACCCAAAGGATAGGCGAGGTTTCAAGCCGTGGGAAGTCGGGTGACGGCGCAAAGGAACAGGGGAAGAAAGACCAagcagggaagaaagaggagaaggagaaagagaaaggggagaaggacagaAGGGAAGACGAATCGAAGGcaaagagcaaggaggaggaatcATCGAAGACAAAGGGAGGTAATCAACAATCgggtaaaaagaagagagaactgaagagaaagaaggacgaagaagataagaggaaggaaTTAGAAGACGAGTTAGTGAAGAAATTTCAAGAAAGGAACAAAGTCGTCCATAGCGCCAAG atgagAGAGACGCCACTTTATTCCGATGATGCCTTCTTGCCCGGAGATAATTACACAGTCGACGTTGACTATCGT CAGAGGGCAGATGATGAACAGCAGGtttcagaagaggaggagaagcag AAGGACGAAAACgaagaggacaaagaaaacgaaaacggagaagaaaaagaccaagaaaaagaagaagaccctaagacggaaggagaaaagccacaagacgacgaagacgaagagggagacagCGACGAAGAGGACATATCGGACGCGAAAGATGACATAGTGGAAGGGTTGAAGAGCCAGGACAAGAGGCGCCAGCTGGTCTGCGCCGAAAAAGCCCGCCATCTGCTCTCCTCGCCCCGCCCGCCGCTCAACCAGCTGATCGCCGCCGGCATTCTCCCGCCCCTGGTCCTGTGCATGGCCAGGCAGGACGC TCCGGAGCTACAGCTGGAGTCCGCGTGGGCTGTGACCAACATAGCGTCAGGGAAGTCGAAACACACCAACGCTGTCGTGG ACGCGGGCGCCATCAAGGTCCTCATCCAGCTGCTGAGTTCGAAAAACACGGGCGTGAGAGAGCAGGCGGTGTGGGCGTTGGGGAACATCGTGGGCGACGGACCGGAGTGCAGAGACCAGGCGATTGCAGAGGGTCTCGTCAAACCGCTGGTCGGCCTCCTCAGCGTCACTACGCCT GCATCCATCGCGAGGCAGGTGTGCTGGGTCATCACCAACCTCTTTCGGGTCAAACACCCAGTTATCTCgccggaagagaggaagatgtgcGCCGAAGCTATCAGGAGACTCGTGTCACACTTCGATGCTAAGGTgcaag CTGACTCCCTGTGGGCGGCGGCCTACTTCGCTGACATGGGGTCTGGCAGCATCGACGAGCTGATCGAGTGCGGCGCCGTGAAGGACATGGTGCAGCGCCTCTATTCGCAGGACGACAAGGTGGTCACGGCGGCACTGAGGGCCACGGGCAGCATCGCGGCGGGGGCCAACCACCAG ACCGAGGCAGTGGTGACGTCAGGAGCGCTGCCCATCTACAGGGACCTCCTCGGCCATTCCAACGCCGGAATAGCCAGCGAAACGGCGTGGATTCTCTCGAACGTGACAGCTGGAACCCCGAGCCAGATACAGATGGTGATTGATGTGCAGGTGGTCCCCGCTCTCATGACGGCGGttgagaag CGCAATGAGGAGCTACAGAAGGAGGCGTCTTGGGCGCTTTGCAACATGGTCTCGGGCGGCACGGAGGAGCAGATCTCGATGCTGGTGTCCTTGGGCACCGTCTCCTCCTTCTGCCACTTGCTCAAGTCTCAGGACATGGCGCTGGTCATGCTGGGTCTGGAGGCCATCAGTAACGTGTTTACG AAATCCCAGAACGAGGAGGCGACCGCCCGCCTGGTGGAGGGCGTGGGCGGCCTCGAGACCCTGCGAGGCCTTCAGTCGAGCCAGGACCCGAAGGTGGCGCAGACGGCCTCCACGCTGCTCGCGCTCTTcttcagcagcagcaggaggagcagcTACGGATACTAA
- the LOC125029662 gene encoding importin subunit alpha-3-like isoform X4: MSYRSSKVTWCLTFSLDSFSLTLTMSRKGSTLAMPQRFARAGRVSRPSNEPMSIEAIRERRARLESMLSSNNFRLPPLKTPSSSSSKTPVVQQPSRPSSRTPLPDIGSSRPGSQESAQEKKAEKQKEMTKAKEKEKEREKEKEKEKEEVKEKEEEKETGELRTETKERHEQQQEEMMERMRKQMQELMQQQMQELMQRQMRDMQTLLEQQMEHRINYTQRIGEVSSRGKSGDGAKEQGKKDQAGKKEEKEKEKGEKDRREDESKAKSKEEESSKTKGGNQQSGKKKRELKRKKDEEDKRKELEDELVKKFQERNKVVHSAKMRETPLYSDDAFLPGDNYTVDVDYRAFTPEQLSCATAPQTPFTEEHPVYPGNEQHVSEDNEELQRADDEQQVSEEEEKQKDENEEDKENENGEEKDQEKEEDPKTEGEKPQDDEDEEGDSDEEDISDAKDDIVEGLKSQDKRRQLVCAEKARHLLSSPRPPLNQLIAAGILPPLVLCMARQDAPELQLESAWAVTNIASGKSKHTNAVVDAGAIKVLIQLLSSKNTGVREQAVWALGNIVGDGPECRDQAIAEGLVKPLVGLLSVTTPASIARQVCWVITNLFRVKHPVISPEERKMCAEAIRRLVSHFDAKVQADSLWAAAYFADMGSGSIDELIECGAVKDMVQRLYSQDDKVVTAALRATGSIAAGANHQTEAVVTSGALPIYRDLLGHSNAGIASETAWILSNVTAGTPSQIQMVIDVQVVPALMTAVEKRNEELQKEASWALCNMVSGGTEEQISMLVSLGTVSSFCHLLKSQDMALVMLGLEAISNVFTKSQNEEATARLVEGVGGLETLRGLQSSQDPKVAQTASTLLALFFSSSRRSSYGY; encoded by the exons ATGTCCTACCGGAGTTCGAAGGTGACTTGGTGTTTGACCTTTTCGCTCGACTCCTTCAGCTTGACCCTCACGATGTCACGCAAAGGGTCCACGCTCGCCATGCCCCAGCGGTTCGCGAGGGCGGGTCGAGTAAGCAGACCGTCGAACGAGCCCATGTCG ATAGAGGCCATCAGGGAACGCCGCGCCCGCCTCGAGTCCATGCTCTCCTCCAACAACTTCCGCCTGCCGCCCTTGAAGACACCGTCCAGCTCCTCCTCGAAGACGCCGGTCGTGCAGCAACCGTCGAGGCCGTCCTCGAG gaCCCCCCTCCCAGACATCGGAAGCAGCCGTCCGGGGTCGCAAGAGAGCGCCCAggagaagaaggcggagaagcagaaggagatgacgaaggcgaaggagaaggagaaggagagggagaaggagaaggagaaggagaaggaggaagtgaaggagaaagaggaagagaaggagacgggagaGCTGAGGACGGAGACGAAGGAGCGACACGAACAACAGcaagaggagatgatggagaggatgaggaagcagATGCAAGAATTGATGCAACAGCAGATGCAAGAGCTCATGCAGAGGCAGATGCGAGACATGCAGACGCTCCTTGAACAGCAGATGGAACATAGGATAAATTATACCCAAAGGATAGGCGAGGTTTCAAGCCGTGGGAAGTCGGGTGACGGCGCAAAGGAACAGGGGAAGAAAGACCAagcagggaagaaagaggagaaggagaaagagaaaggggagaaggacagaAGGGAAGACGAATCGAAGGcaaagagcaaggaggaggaatcATCGAAGACAAAGGGAGGTAATCAACAATCgggtaaaaagaagagagaactgaagagaaagaaggacgaagaagataagaggaaggaaTTAGAAGACGAGTTAGTGAAGAAATTTCAAGAAAGGAACAAAGTCGTCCATAGCGCCAAG atgagAGAGACGCCACTTTATTCCGATGATGCCTTCTTGCCCGGAGATAATTACACAGTCGACGTTGACTATCGT GCCTTCACTCCCGAGCAACTATCCTGTGCCACGGCCCCACAGACACCCTTCACTGAGGAACATCCTGTG TATCCTGGCAACGAGCAACATGTATCGGAAGATAATGAGGAACTG CAGAGGGCAGATGATGAACAGCAGGtttcagaagaggaggagaagcag AAGGACGAAAACgaagaggacaaagaaaacgaaaacggagaagaaaaagaccaagaaaaagaagaagaccctaagacggaaggagaaaagccacaagacgacgaagacgaagagggagacagCGACGAAGAGGACATATCGGACGCGAAAGATGACATAGTGGAAGGGTTGAAGAGCCAGGACAAGAGGCGCCAGCTGGTCTGCGCCGAAAAAGCCCGCCATCTGCTCTCCTCGCCCCGCCCGCCGCTCAACCAGCTGATCGCCGCCGGCATTCTCCCGCCCCTGGTCCTGTGCATGGCCAGGCAGGACGC TCCGGAGCTACAGCTGGAGTCCGCGTGGGCTGTGACCAACATAGCGTCAGGGAAGTCGAAACACACCAACGCTGTCGTGG ACGCGGGCGCCATCAAGGTCCTCATCCAGCTGCTGAGTTCGAAAAACACGGGCGTGAGAGAGCAGGCGGTGTGGGCGTTGGGGAACATCGTGGGCGACGGACCGGAGTGCAGAGACCAGGCGATTGCAGAGGGTCTCGTCAAACCGCTGGTCGGCCTCCTCAGCGTCACTACGCCT GCATCCATCGCGAGGCAGGTGTGCTGGGTCATCACCAACCTCTTTCGGGTCAAACACCCAGTTATCTCgccggaagagaggaagatgtgcGCCGAAGCTATCAGGAGACTCGTGTCACACTTCGATGCTAAGGTgcaag CTGACTCCCTGTGGGCGGCGGCCTACTTCGCTGACATGGGGTCTGGCAGCATCGACGAGCTGATCGAGTGCGGCGCCGTGAAGGACATGGTGCAGCGCCTCTATTCGCAGGACGACAAGGTGGTCACGGCGGCACTGAGGGCCACGGGCAGCATCGCGGCGGGGGCCAACCACCAG ACCGAGGCAGTGGTGACGTCAGGAGCGCTGCCCATCTACAGGGACCTCCTCGGCCATTCCAACGCCGGAATAGCCAGCGAAACGGCGTGGATTCTCTCGAACGTGACAGCTGGAACCCCGAGCCAGATACAGATGGTGATTGATGTGCAGGTGGTCCCCGCTCTCATGACGGCGGttgagaag CGCAATGAGGAGCTACAGAAGGAGGCGTCTTGGGCGCTTTGCAACATGGTCTCGGGCGGCACGGAGGAGCAGATCTCGATGCTGGTGTCCTTGGGCACCGTCTCCTCCTTCTGCCACTTGCTCAAGTCTCAGGACATGGCGCTGGTCATGCTGGGTCTGGAGGCCATCAGTAACGTGTTTACG AAATCCCAGAACGAGGAGGCGACCGCCCGCCTGGTGGAGGGCGTGGGCGGCCTCGAGACCCTGCGAGGCCTTCAGTCGAGCCAGGACCCGAAGGTGGCGCAGACGGCCTCCACGCTGCTCGCGCTCTTcttcagcagcagcaggaggagcagcTACGGATACTAA
- the LOC125029662 gene encoding importin subunit alpha-3-like isoform X7, with amino-acid sequence MSYRSSKVTWCLTFSLDSFSLTLTMSRKGSTLAMPQRFARAGRVSRPSNEPMSIEAIRERRARLESMLSSNNFRLPPLKTPSSSSSKTPVVQQPSRPSSRTPLPDIGSSRPGSQESAQEKKAEKQKEMTKAKEKEKEREKEKEKEKEEVKEKEEEKETGELRTETKERHEQQQEEMMERMRKQMQELMQQQMQELMQRQMRDMQTLLEQQMEHRINYTQRIGEVSSRGKSGDGAKEQGKKDQAGKKEEKEKEKGEKDRREDESKAKSKEEESSKTKGGNQQSGKKKRELKRKKDEEDKRKELEDELVKKFQERNKVVHSAKMRETPLYSDDAFLPGDNYTVDVDYRAFTPEQLSCATAPQTPFTEEHPVQRADDEQQVSEEEEKQKDENEEDKENENGEEKDQEKEEDPKTEGEKPQDDEDEEGDSDEEDISDAKDDIVEGLKSQDKRRQLVCAEKARHLLSSPRPPLNQLIAAGILPPLVLCMARQDAPELQLESAWAVTNIASGKSKHTNAVVDAGAIKVLIQLLSSKNTGVREQAVWALGNIVGDGPECRDQAIAEGLVKPLVGLLSVTTPASIARQVCWVITNLFRVKHPVISPEERKMCAEAIRRLVSHFDAKVQADSLWAAAYFADMGSGSIDELIECGAVKDMVQRLYSQDDKVVTAALRATGSIAAGANHQTEAVVTSGALPIYRDLLGHSNAGIASETAWILSNVTAGTPSQIQMVIDVQVVPALMTAVEKRNEELQKEASWALCNMVSGGTEEQISMLVSLGTVSSFCHLLKSQDMALVMLGLEAISNVFTKSQNEEATARLVEGVGGLETLRGLQSSQDPKVAQTASTLLALFFSSSRRSSYGY; translated from the exons ATGTCCTACCGGAGTTCGAAGGTGACTTGGTGTTTGACCTTTTCGCTCGACTCCTTCAGCTTGACCCTCACGATGTCACGCAAAGGGTCCACGCTCGCCATGCCCCAGCGGTTCGCGAGGGCGGGTCGAGTAAGCAGACCGTCGAACGAGCCCATGTCG ATAGAGGCCATCAGGGAACGCCGCGCCCGCCTCGAGTCCATGCTCTCCTCCAACAACTTCCGCCTGCCGCCCTTGAAGACACCGTCCAGCTCCTCCTCGAAGACGCCGGTCGTGCAGCAACCGTCGAGGCCGTCCTCGAG gaCCCCCCTCCCAGACATCGGAAGCAGCCGTCCGGGGTCGCAAGAGAGCGCCCAggagaagaaggcggagaagcagaaggagatgacgaaggcgaaggagaaggagaaggagagggagaaggagaaggagaaggagaaggaggaagtgaaggagaaagaggaagagaaggagacgggagaGCTGAGGACGGAGACGAAGGAGCGACACGAACAACAGcaagaggagatgatggagaggatgaggaagcagATGCAAGAATTGATGCAACAGCAGATGCAAGAGCTCATGCAGAGGCAGATGCGAGACATGCAGACGCTCCTTGAACAGCAGATGGAACATAGGATAAATTATACCCAAAGGATAGGCGAGGTTTCAAGCCGTGGGAAGTCGGGTGACGGCGCAAAGGAACAGGGGAAGAAAGACCAagcagggaagaaagaggagaaggagaaagagaaaggggagaaggacagaAGGGAAGACGAATCGAAGGcaaagagcaaggaggaggaatcATCGAAGACAAAGGGAGGTAATCAACAATCgggtaaaaagaagagagaactgaagagaaagaaggacgaagaagataagaggaaggaaTTAGAAGACGAGTTAGTGAAGAAATTTCAAGAAAGGAACAAAGTCGTCCATAGCGCCAAG atgagAGAGACGCCACTTTATTCCGATGATGCCTTCTTGCCCGGAGATAATTACACAGTCGACGTTGACTATCGT GCCTTCACTCCCGAGCAACTATCCTGTGCCACGGCCCCACAGACACCCTTCACTGAGGAACATCCTGTG CAGAGGGCAGATGATGAACAGCAGGtttcagaagaggaggagaagcag AAGGACGAAAACgaagaggacaaagaaaacgaaaacggagaagaaaaagaccaagaaaaagaagaagaccctaagacggaaggagaaaagccacaagacgacgaagacgaagagggagacagCGACGAAGAGGACATATCGGACGCGAAAGATGACATAGTGGAAGGGTTGAAGAGCCAGGACAAGAGGCGCCAGCTGGTCTGCGCCGAAAAAGCCCGCCATCTGCTCTCCTCGCCCCGCCCGCCGCTCAACCAGCTGATCGCCGCCGGCATTCTCCCGCCCCTGGTCCTGTGCATGGCCAGGCAGGACGC TCCGGAGCTACAGCTGGAGTCCGCGTGGGCTGTGACCAACATAGCGTCAGGGAAGTCGAAACACACCAACGCTGTCGTGG ACGCGGGCGCCATCAAGGTCCTCATCCAGCTGCTGAGTTCGAAAAACACGGGCGTGAGAGAGCAGGCGGTGTGGGCGTTGGGGAACATCGTGGGCGACGGACCGGAGTGCAGAGACCAGGCGATTGCAGAGGGTCTCGTCAAACCGCTGGTCGGCCTCCTCAGCGTCACTACGCCT GCATCCATCGCGAGGCAGGTGTGCTGGGTCATCACCAACCTCTTTCGGGTCAAACACCCAGTTATCTCgccggaagagaggaagatgtgcGCCGAAGCTATCAGGAGACTCGTGTCACACTTCGATGCTAAGGTgcaag CTGACTCCCTGTGGGCGGCGGCCTACTTCGCTGACATGGGGTCTGGCAGCATCGACGAGCTGATCGAGTGCGGCGCCGTGAAGGACATGGTGCAGCGCCTCTATTCGCAGGACGACAAGGTGGTCACGGCGGCACTGAGGGCCACGGGCAGCATCGCGGCGGGGGCCAACCACCAG ACCGAGGCAGTGGTGACGTCAGGAGCGCTGCCCATCTACAGGGACCTCCTCGGCCATTCCAACGCCGGAATAGCCAGCGAAACGGCGTGGATTCTCTCGAACGTGACAGCTGGAACCCCGAGCCAGATACAGATGGTGATTGATGTGCAGGTGGTCCCCGCTCTCATGACGGCGGttgagaag CGCAATGAGGAGCTACAGAAGGAGGCGTCTTGGGCGCTTTGCAACATGGTCTCGGGCGGCACGGAGGAGCAGATCTCGATGCTGGTGTCCTTGGGCACCGTCTCCTCCTTCTGCCACTTGCTCAAGTCTCAGGACATGGCGCTGGTCATGCTGGGTCTGGAGGCCATCAGTAACGTGTTTACG AAATCCCAGAACGAGGAGGCGACCGCCCGCCTGGTGGAGGGCGTGGGCGGCCTCGAGACCCTGCGAGGCCTTCAGTCGAGCCAGGACCCGAAGGTGGCGCAGACGGCCTCCACGCTGCTCGCGCTCTTcttcagcagcagcaggaggagcagcTACGGATACTAA
- the LOC125029662 gene encoding importin subunit alpha-3-like isoform X1, which translates to MSYRSSKVTWCLTFSLDSFSLTLTMSRKGSTLAMPQRFARAGRVSRPSNEPMSIEAIRERRARLESMLSSNNFRLPPLKTPSSSSSKTPVVQQPSRPSSRTPLPDIGSSRPGSQESAQEKKAEKQKEMTKAKEKEKEREKEKEKEKEEVKEKEEEKETGELRTETKERHEQQQEEMMERMRKQMQELMQQQMQELMQRQMRDMQTLLEQQMEHRINYTQRIGEVSSRGKSGDGAKEQGKKDQAGKKEEKEKEKGEKDRREDESKAKSKEEESSKTKGGNQQSGKKKRELKRKKDEEDKRKELEDELVKKFQERNKVVHSAKMRETPLYSDDAFLPGDNYTVDVDYRPGFLPKAFTPEQLSCATAPQTPFTEEHPVQYPGNEQHVSEDNEELQRADDEQQVSEEEEKQKDENEEDKENENGEEKDQEKEEDPKTEGEKPQDDEDEEGDSDEEDISDAKDDIVEGLKSQDKRRQLVCAEKARHLLSSPRPPLNQLIAAGILPPLVLCMARQDAPELQLESAWAVTNIASGKSKHTNAVVDAGAIKVLIQLLSSKNTGVREQAVWALGNIVGDGPECRDQAIAEGLVKPLVGLLSVTTPASIARQVCWVITNLFRVKHPVISPEERKMCAEAIRRLVSHFDAKVQADSLWAAAYFADMGSGSIDELIECGAVKDMVQRLYSQDDKVVTAALRATGSIAAGANHQTEAVVTSGALPIYRDLLGHSNAGIASETAWILSNVTAGTPSQIQMVIDVQVVPALMTAVEKRNEELQKEASWALCNMVSGGTEEQISMLVSLGTVSSFCHLLKSQDMALVMLGLEAISNVFTKSQNEEATARLVEGVGGLETLRGLQSSQDPKVAQTASTLLALFFSSSRRSSYGY; encoded by the exons ATGTCCTACCGGAGTTCGAAGGTGACTTGGTGTTTGACCTTTTCGCTCGACTCCTTCAGCTTGACCCTCACGATGTCACGCAAAGGGTCCACGCTCGCCATGCCCCAGCGGTTCGCGAGGGCGGGTCGAGTAAGCAGACCGTCGAACGAGCCCATGTCG ATAGAGGCCATCAGGGAACGCCGCGCCCGCCTCGAGTCCATGCTCTCCTCCAACAACTTCCGCCTGCCGCCCTTGAAGACACCGTCCAGCTCCTCCTCGAAGACGCCGGTCGTGCAGCAACCGTCGAGGCCGTCCTCGAG gaCCCCCCTCCCAGACATCGGAAGCAGCCGTCCGGGGTCGCAAGAGAGCGCCCAggagaagaaggcggagaagcagaaggagatgacgaaggcgaaggagaaggagaaggagagggagaaggagaaggagaaggagaaggaggaagtgaaggagaaagaggaagagaaggagacgggagaGCTGAGGACGGAGACGAAGGAGCGACACGAACAACAGcaagaggagatgatggagaggatgaggaagcagATGCAAGAATTGATGCAACAGCAGATGCAAGAGCTCATGCAGAGGCAGATGCGAGACATGCAGACGCTCCTTGAACAGCAGATGGAACATAGGATAAATTATACCCAAAGGATAGGCGAGGTTTCAAGCCGTGGGAAGTCGGGTGACGGCGCAAAGGAACAGGGGAAGAAAGACCAagcagggaagaaagaggagaaggagaaagagaaaggggagaaggacagaAGGGAAGACGAATCGAAGGcaaagagcaaggaggaggaatcATCGAAGACAAAGGGAGGTAATCAACAATCgggtaaaaagaagagagaactgaagagaaagaaggacgaagaagataagaggaaggaaTTAGAAGACGAGTTAGTGAAGAAATTTCAAGAAAGGAACAAAGTCGTCCATAGCGCCAAG atgagAGAGACGCCACTTTATTCCGATGATGCCTTCTTGCCCGGAGATAATTACACAGTCGACGTTGACTATCGT CCAGGCTTCTTGCCAAAGGCCTTCACTCCCGAGCAACTATCCTGTGCCACGGCCCCACAGACACCCTTCACTGAGGAACATCCTGTG CAGTATCCTGGCAACGAGCAACATGTATCGGAAGATAATGAGGAACTG CAGAGGGCAGATGATGAACAGCAGGtttcagaagaggaggagaagcag AAGGACGAAAACgaagaggacaaagaaaacgaaaacggagaagaaaaagaccaagaaaaagaagaagaccctaagacggaaggagaaaagccacaagacgacgaagacgaagagggagacagCGACGAAGAGGACATATCGGACGCGAAAGATGACATAGTGGAAGGGTTGAAGAGCCAGGACAAGAGGCGCCAGCTGGTCTGCGCCGAAAAAGCCCGCCATCTGCTCTCCTCGCCCCGCCCGCCGCTCAACCAGCTGATCGCCGCCGGCATTCTCCCGCCCCTGGTCCTGTGCATGGCCAGGCAGGACGC TCCGGAGCTACAGCTGGAGTCCGCGTGGGCTGTGACCAACATAGCGTCAGGGAAGTCGAAACACACCAACGCTGTCGTGG ACGCGGGCGCCATCAAGGTCCTCATCCAGCTGCTGAGTTCGAAAAACACGGGCGTGAGAGAGCAGGCGGTGTGGGCGTTGGGGAACATCGTGGGCGACGGACCGGAGTGCAGAGACCAGGCGATTGCAGAGGGTCTCGTCAAACCGCTGGTCGGCCTCCTCAGCGTCACTACGCCT GCATCCATCGCGAGGCAGGTGTGCTGGGTCATCACCAACCTCTTTCGGGTCAAACACCCAGTTATCTCgccggaagagaggaagatgtgcGCCGAAGCTATCAGGAGACTCGTGTCACACTTCGATGCTAAGGTgcaag CTGACTCCCTGTGGGCGGCGGCCTACTTCGCTGACATGGGGTCTGGCAGCATCGACGAGCTGATCGAGTGCGGCGCCGTGAAGGACATGGTGCAGCGCCTCTATTCGCAGGACGACAAGGTGGTCACGGCGGCACTGAGGGCCACGGGCAGCATCGCGGCGGGGGCCAACCACCAG ACCGAGGCAGTGGTGACGTCAGGAGCGCTGCCCATCTACAGGGACCTCCTCGGCCATTCCAACGCCGGAATAGCCAGCGAAACGGCGTGGATTCTCTCGAACGTGACAGCTGGAACCCCGAGCCAGATACAGATGGTGATTGATGTGCAGGTGGTCCCCGCTCTCATGACGGCGGttgagaag CGCAATGAGGAGCTACAGAAGGAGGCGTCTTGGGCGCTTTGCAACATGGTCTCGGGCGGCACGGAGGAGCAGATCTCGATGCTGGTGTCCTTGGGCACCGTCTCCTCCTTCTGCCACTTGCTCAAGTCTCAGGACATGGCGCTGGTCATGCTGGGTCTGGAGGCCATCAGTAACGTGTTTACG AAATCCCAGAACGAGGAGGCGACCGCCCGCCTGGTGGAGGGCGTGGGCGGCCTCGAGACCCTGCGAGGCCTTCAGTCGAGCCAGGACCCGAAGGTGGCGCAGACGGCCTCCACGCTGCTCGCGCTCTTcttcagcagcagcaggaggagcagcTACGGATACTAA